AAAGAGAGATAAATCAACGACGTAAAGAAGTTGCTCGAAATAGCAGAAAcagtagaaaataaatttattcagaAGCTAATTAACGAAATCCCTGAAGAAGTTCTCGCTACTGGCGCAGCCAAACAAAGTCGCACAAACTGTACTGACAAGAAGTAACTTTAACAAATTGAATTCTCAACAAACGACGACAGACGTAAAACAATATCAAGTATCTCTGTATTCGTCCGTAAGAACTCGGTTCGAACGGTGGCCCAAGACTCCTGCACGCTACCGTAACACATCTTTCGTGGCAAATATTAGTTCATAGGacataattacaaataacgtTAAAACGAACAACGGGAGATCAATTTCTACCAACACGTTTCTTCCCTCTGTCGCACGACCTACGCGATGATAACGTTCGAACATTGATTTTTCGTTGCAGGATGGATGTACCACGTGGTTGACTGCACGGTGCTTGGTATAACGAGACAGCAAAAGCAAGCGATCGCTATACACTGTCTGCAAAAGTCCATCGAGGCGGAACCGAAGAGCGGGCAAAGCCTTTACCTGCTGGGACGTTGCCTCGCCGCATCTGGAAAAGTTCACGATGCGTTTATCGCTTACAGGTAACGTACGTCGTCCTTGCGATACGCGAAGAGCGTGAATCTTGGAATTATCGCGCCGATGTATCAGCCACGCGCTTAAGCTTCTTAGCCTCTCCAGGCAACACCGACTAATTCGCCTCTGTTTGGTAgctttttcgttttatcgacGTTTAAGCTGGATTAACTTCAACGCAAGAACGTAGGCAATTCCTTGAGAAATGACCGTCCGTTCGATTTGCTCGGTTATACGCGCCGGTATTAAATTCCAGCAATTTTATGCTCCCATGTTAGATCGACTATCGTGGACAGTGGATGAACCACGCGACACGAAACAATGTCATCCACCCGCTTCGATGCTTTAACGAATCCAGGTCACTTACGAACCATCGTCGATTGCAGAAATTCCGTGGAAAAGTCAGAAGGGAACGCCGACACGTGGTGCAGCATAGGCGTTCTATATCAACAGCAGAATCAACCTATGGACGCTTTACAAGCCTATATATGCGCTGTACAGTTAGACAAATCACACTCAGCTGCGTGGACTAATCTGGGCATTCTGTACGAAAGCGTTAGTCAACCGAAAGACGCACTAGCTTGTTACGTCAACGCATCCAGGTAAAGTAAATTGTCGGCCCAACACGCTAAAACGTTCACGTTACATTAGCCGTTAAAATCTCTATCGTTAAATAAGATGGATAAGCTGACGCTGTCGCGAGCGAAATTTCGCTTCGTTGCGCCTTTTGATTTGTTGAAAAACGTCGTTTGAAATGGCGTAATGTTACAATTCGCATGGAGCGAAATTTTGTTCTTGTGGTCCTTTAAGAGTTAGCGAGATGTTGTTGGCTAACAACGGTTTGGCTAAAACACATCTGTGCTATGCAATATCCAAAAACAGTGATGTACGTGTAAAATCTTTACTGTCAGCTTCATTGTTACAACTGTTAGTTGTTAATCGACTTTGTACGTTTCCTACGAAACTAGATTTTGACATGTTTTctactatatttcgttttaacgagAAACAGTTGCTTGATATGACTATAGTGTACGTcaatttattcgataatttattCGAGATTTCTTGTAAGATATTTAGGAAGAGAGAAATTTTCTTACTTTACCTGCTGATGACGAGAGATCGCAGTTccttttatatgaaatagttatcttactataattaataagaatatGTCAGTTTCATTTCTAGGGAAGGAGTAGAAGGAGAATTACTTTAACATttagccaaccgcgcgcgccacagTGAGGTATACTAATGCTCACTGCTTAAAAGACAAAGAagcgtaaaaaattatttaagtggtcaattatattttgcggtaaTGATTTCGTTTAACAATTTCACATATTGTTTGTAGAAAACATCAagttaaaagtataaaaaatatatgtaacattaaaaacattaaagatgactaaagataaataacacgactggaacgtgaaattaaaaattcataatgcgttttaatatttttttatataatgtggtatcgttcgattataactttatttagtcataactgataatgtaactttttaattaattttaattgtattttattatataccgTACGTAATAGAAGTAGAAAAAGTGGCGCAATTAATTGGGAACAATACCAGATAAATAATAACTGATAatagcaaaaaagaaaaaaagaaaacgcgttGCAAATGTCAAAAAGGGAGATCTCCCTGTTCGGccacgcagcgatgttcttcaCAGAGGGGAGATCTCCCTGTTCgattggctaagtgttaagtAGAGAGAAATTCgttagaatatatttgatttaatGCGAGGGatttattctttgtttcttaatGAAATGTTATAATCGATCAAAGCGTATTAAtgtatcgaataaattatgaataaattatttgattatcTATACTGGGTATCTCGTATCACTGGAACAAATCGTATCTTTAAATATCCTCTGTACAGtggaatatttatatcgaaaagttgattgaaattaattcctTACCTCGTTCATATGTCATTAGAAAAAGTCACTGATCTCtgtcgaattaaaaataaacgcgTCATTAGATTCATGCGAACGAGGAAAAGCTTACAGAAGCACGGTAAATGTATGCATCAAAATGTTCTTATAATCGGAGCTcaatattctttaattaaataagcAATTAACGCGCTTCCGCAATTGTCAAGCCAATTTCGTCACAATTTTCTAAATgccatttctttaaatattcaaatgaaaCGCATATGGATCAAAGTGAGATTAAATTTGAGAAAGTACATTTTTATCCTAAGATCATCGTATGTACATAGTTGCTCGTGTATTTAGTTTCCTTATGTCACAAATTTAATTCGAAACCTTTGTCAAACTTTTCGAAATCCGATTTCGGCCAACTTCTCTATGCAAATATCTCGCTGTACATTGGCCCCTTAAGCTTTATAACTTCATTATAAGGCGTCATCGTCACTGTATTATCAATGTACGTTTTCTcagttgaaataaaagataagacAATCGATCTTCCATCGATCGCTAACTGCTCCAAGATCCCTGCCCATTTTTTACGTAAAGCCGATTACGCGTGTTGCAAGACGCCTACTCGTTACATTTATAGAGAAACTTCgtcaaattttactttataagtAGATCGCAggattttatgtaaattcgtatcttcgcaaacttaatttcaacaaattgaATGTAAGAAGAGATTTACTTCGTCCACTGAATGTTGTAATAAGGAtcatactttggatatttcgaGTCTCGCTAGTCTCTCCGCAATTTTTTCCACTTTATTCATGTATTCATTATCTATACCTCTTCTATAGTTTTTACGCTGCATAATGAGCGCCCTGCTGAATGGCGTATCACGCATTACATGTTACGAGAAGAATGAGTAAGTCGAGGACAGGTCAGCGTTtcaaaaaagaggaaaaaagaaaaaggagaagaaggagagaaaaaaaaaaagaaagcaaaagagaaaataaaagaagagaaatgatAAAGAGGAGGGAGAGACTGAAAGCTTACCTGTccatgaaagataaaatatagaataatgaCAAGACAATCATTTTCGTTTATACAGGGGTAATAACAACACACCGAATTGCACGGGCTCATTGGCGGGCCTTGGTGGCGCTAAGTCAGGAGGTAACACCCCGATGAACCCATCGCTACAACAGCGGATCAACTTTCTGCAAAGTCACCTAAGCCAAGCACCAATGCCATCCGTCACCACCACCAAGTAAGTTATCTCTATCgtgtttcataaattttgattaattttagaCTTTTGCATTCACAGTAGGACCTCGATTATCAGAGCAATTGATTAAGCTACTGAGGACCAAGTAATattgttgaaaaatatgaacaaaGTAATTTATGCGTTGCTTTCTCAAAGTAAAGCTAATGCGTTAGGATAATAGATAGAAAACCACTATgtaaatcaaaatattatagtGCAATTGATATTAGATCATCTCATAAGCAATACGGTTTACTgtgatacatatgtataccaGAGGTATGTATCGCTAATCAATGATGTATTCTCTCTTAATTTTACgttcttattattttgccatcaTTTAAATCAAATATGAAGAATTACTTATGAGATGATCCAATACTTTAATTAATCAGTCAAAATAAATAGGTAACAGCATATGAAAACAAAGTTATTCAATTATCTGAGCGGAAGATGTGATAATTAGTTTAGATAGACAAGGTGTTACTGTATTATGATAATCAGAcagttttaatattatcattttctGATACATCTCACCTTTTTGATATCTTATCTTAGGTGTGAAGAAATTGCTTGGAGTTACTTAAAGGATGAGTGAAGTTATTTCAATGCTGATAAGTGTAAAACTCAAGAatcatatatgtgtatgtgtcCGAGAGCGCGCgaatgtgtgtatatatatacatatatatatatattatatatattttcaatacaatttttggaaaagaTTCACTTTCAACTACGCATGTCTCTTAATAATTTTCCTGTGGAGAATAAAGATAATGTATGACTCAATTGGTGTATAGGAATTATACAGATCTGTGTAAAACAAATAGTGGTGATTTTGAGATCTTCAGAACGCCttcactttcttttttttttttttttttgtgtcaTCTACAGTTATGAAActataatttaattcaataaatgaGAAATAATAAGTTTTTGATGTTCAAGGATTTAGGATCTACAAGATTCTGTTCAATTCTAAtcaaaaattcattatttgcaaaaataaaaattttggaaattatgTAAAACGATAGTTCTTACTTCTTCAAACTCAACCTACACAGAAACATTTGGAACTCTTCACGTGCGAACGTGTTGCAGATAAAATGCAATTTTGTTTTGCCCACGCGAGTTAATCAcagaaaaataagagaaaaaaggagcgGAGAACacgaaagatttttttttagaaggtTCGTTCACAACACCGGACGATTATCAAAAGAAACGTGTATATGTAAACATTGGTCTTGTTAATATGTCATGTttctgtttttaaggagaCGGCAGCTGCCGTCTATAGAAGAGGCTTGGAACTTACCAATTAGTGCTGAGATGTCCAGCAggcaacaacaacagcaacagccACCCACTGGGCCGGGTTATAAGTATGGCGCTACACCAGCTGGGCCACCACCTCCTTATCCTCAAGGACAAGGACAGAATCTTAATACAAAAAGATTTAAGGTAAATCTTTTAGTCAGTACTAATGATACTGTAAGTGACAAGAATATCAAAGTTAAAAAAGCTGTGGTAAAGTTCACTAGAAATAAAACTTAAGATAcagtttaataaaacaatGCTTTTAGATATTAAAACACATACATTGTTATATACACTCATACAGTAAAAGAAAACACTTGTTTGATTGTCTTAACtgatgaaataaattgtacTTTCAGCCAGGGGAGGAACCAATCTCTCCAGGTTCCCAGCAAAGACCACCGCCATTTTACCTCACATCTCAGCAACTACAGATGTTACAGTTTCTTCAACAAAATCATGGAAGTTTAACGGCACAACAACAGGGTTTGCTTGCCCAGTTACAGCAACAGTACCGATGCATGCAACAGCACCAACAACAAATTAGGTTACAACAACAGCAAGCTGCTCAAAGGGGGTTACGACCTGGACAACCAGGTTATCCTACTACAGGCTACAATCATACGCAACTAGGACAACCTGGTGTGATCAAGAACTATGGAATACCTCAGCAACCGGTACTATaccttttgttttatatacatttatgaatCACCTTGTCATCTAGCTGTTAAATAAtcctatttcatattttatgacaAGTTGCGTCTACTTCTTTCCAAACTATACCATCGggtcttttaaaatatttgtaacaatcGACCGTAAAAAATGCTAAATGTTATGGCGGTTCCTTAGAATTATTATGGGCCTGAATTGATATGTTTTAACACCTGGTGACCATTTTGATCGAGGGATGGATTATGATTTATGACAAGATTACAACCGTAACagttgttattatttgttattactgaTTTTGTTTGTCATCTAACCTTGAGATAACCTTTTCTTTATACTGattgtatttatttgaagagtaaataaaatattttatcgaccGGTCAAATTAACCGCCCGCGGTAGACAggagaatacaattttttcttagaaaaaaAAGCAAGCTAGAAGTAAATACcaaaaagtatatattaagCATGTTTTATGAAAAGTCATAACTTATGAAGCGATATGATAACGTTTAAATTACATCTTTATGGAAGTTTGAAAACGATCAATTTGACCAGCAATGGATGATTTATTGTTAAAAGCTAAGATTTATATCAAAAGATTCCTTGACAACGCTGACAACACTCTCTAACCACATTGGAAACGCTAAAAGCCTCTGGCCTCACTAAAGCTCGACAATGCCGGCAACACTAAAAAGCTCTCTGGCAACACTAAAAAGCTCTCTGGCAACACTAAAAACTATTAACTCACTAACGACTACCTTACCAAATAGAGCCTCTTAATTACCCAGTGTTTTTCCCGATATTACACTATATGTCTGGCACGCACATGTTCCATGATCAAATAAAGCTTCTTAATTACTCAGGGTTTTCGCCCGAtactacattatattatattttaactaaTCGCTCCCTGTTACAGTTGCAGCAAGGTGGAACCGTTGCATTACAAACAGGATTCTCAGACTCCAATGTCGGTTACAACACGGCAGCGACTGGGAACAGCCAGACGCCAGGAATGCCTTACAAATCTGCCTCTGATCCAAACTACCCTCAGAGACAATTGACATCCAACCAATACAACCAATACCAGCCTAACCAATTCACTGCCCAGGGTTATACTCAAATATCGTCCACAACGAGCAATTATCCAGAAGGCTCAGCAGGAAATAAAGATCTGGGTGTGACAGATCAGGAGTTACAGGCTCTGTTATCCCAGAAGGACATAGCGACGTCATTGGCGGAGGATCTGTTGAAGCATTTCGGTTCAGAAGATTTAGACGTGAAGGAAGAGGCGCCGAGTATCATAAACAACGGTACGCTAAGTTCAGGTCCGTTTTCACCGTCGAACCTTGAGGAGAACGCGGACAAGATCAAAGAAGTGAAACTGGAAAAGGTAGAGGATACTCAACTATCGGCCACGTCCAAGCTCGAAGCGTACGAAACGAGCAATACAAAGACGTCAATTCCAGCAGTTGAGACGGTGAAATGCGAGGCGACGTCaagtacaaataaaattgaatcgatCGCACGGATCGAACCTGTGCTGAAATTGGAAAGCTTGTGCGAATCGCAACCTGAACAAGAACTTAGTATAGATATGGATTCCAAAACTATTGTAGAGGCGTGCAAAGGCCAGGGATTGAAGGGTGTACCGAATTGCTCCATACTTAGCGATCGTTCACCTCCACCCACGCCGCCTGATCCTCCAAGCCAGAGGCTAACTAAGGAACAACTCCTACCCCCCACTCCTAGCGTTTATTTAGAGAATAAGAAGGATGCATTCAGTCCTCAACTTCAAGAGTTTTGTCTAAAACACCCGATAGCTGTGATCCGTGGCCTGGCAGCTGCTTTGAAGCTGGACCTTGGCCTTTTTTCGACTAAAACTTTGGTAGAGGCGAATCCAGATCATGGTATCGAGGTGAGAACGCAAATGCAGCAAACTAGCGATGAGAACTGGGACCCTGTAATGGGAAGGAAAGTTTGGGGTTGTATCAGTCATAGAAGTCACACGACCATCGCGAAATATGCACAATACCAGGCATCGAGTTTTCAAGAAAGTTTGAaggaggaaaaggaaaaagctcAAGGTATACATACCTCGAATCTATCCGATTCAGACTCAAAAGATAGCACTGGAGCTGtcagaaggaagaaaaacgcGTTTGGATTGGCGGGTCGACCGGGTTCAAAGATGTTGCGATTTGGGACCAATGTAGATTTATCAGACGAGAGAAAGTGGAAAACGCAGCTCAACGAGCTGATGAAATTACCAGCGTTCGCTAGAGTCGTATCGGCTGGAAATATGCTCAGTCATGTCGGACACGTTATTTTAGGCATGAATACTGTCCAATTATATATGAAGgtacttataatatttatttaaatttgtttttcataactattgttaaataatattttagactgtagatatatttatttaaacttatatttttatgaaaataatgtagtaaatgaaatttgtatagaaGATTGTTTTACGTATTAAGTATCGTAACAAATAGTATACTTTGGAtactttctatatttttgcgaatagtttgaaaaacacaaaaaatttatcaaaaaaagatatcgttatattcttcgatattttcataatcatTGTTGCAAGTTAGATATGAAGAAACTCTTATAACCATTTTATTAAATGGTGAAACATTTCCCTAAAAAGCATCTTTATTTGCTTTTATAGGTGCCAGGTAGTAGAACACCTGGCCACCAGGAAAACAACAATTTTTGTtctattaatatcaatattggACCAGGAGATTGCGAGTGGTTTGCAGTGCCTGATGCATACTGGGGTATAATTTGCTCTCTTTGTGAGCGGAATAATATCAATTACCTTCATGGTAGTTGGTGGCCTTCTTTAGAGGACCTATATGACGAAAACATTCCTGTGTATAGGTTTTTACAAAGACCAGGTGATCTTGTCTGGGTTAATGCGGGTAagcaaattacaaataattataagttGCTTAACGCTAATTAAATAGATTGCATAGCAATctataatttggaaaaaagtACAAGTGAAATCAAACtctttttcatcatttttatcCTATTGATATCAAATCAAGTTCAAAGTATCCATATGTTAATCGTATTAAATGATTCAtccttaataataaaaaaatattatagtaactaaaattaattaattaaagttccattaaaataaactactttgtttcatgaaaaaataaacaaggtaaagatattttcattataaagtaactaagaaaaaagaattttattatttctttaggTTGTGTGCACTGGGTTCAAGCTGTTGGATGGTGTAACAACATCGCATGGAACGTGGGTCCTTTGACTGCTCGACAATATCAACTGGCAATTGAACGATATGAGTGGAATAAACTGCAGTCATTCAAATCTATCGTACCAATGGTACACTTATCCTGGAACTTAGCAAGAAATATCAAAGTGTCAGATCCCAGATTGTTTgaactaattaaaaattgccTATTAAGGACAATGAGACAGTGTTGCTTAATATTAGAGTTTgtgaaaagtaaaaatgtgGAAGTTCGGTTTCATGGACGAGGAAAAAACGAAGCATCGCATTACTGCGGACAATGCGAGGtaagataattttaaataatattaactcATAATTTTTACTTATGTTTTCCTTAAAATAAAGGTGAACATGATACAAccaatttaaatattgaagCAGCTTAATAAGTActgattaatattataaattttgcttttcTTCCAGATTGAAGTGTTTAACATCTTGTTCATTAGAGAACAGGAGAAACGACACGTCGTACATTGTATGGATTGCGCACGAAAACAGTCCCCATCCTTAGAAGGGTTTGTTTGCTTAGAAGAATACAGAATGCGAGATTTAATGGACGCTTATGACGGATTTACTTTACACACTTCTCTAACAACTCCCTCATCAATTCAATCTAGCCAATCCTCCTGAGAATACATGCAACACAGATATCTGGACTTCCTAGGCACTTTACAGTGACTTAGATAGTACAATATCTGTGTTTAAAAAGAATCTTTATAATAAGCATTATTTAAGTACCTGAGAGCtactattaaaaaaatgaagaagagCAGAAAATTTTGTATGTTAAACTACATAAGTCGAACATCTATTTCCATGCTATTTTTAAGGTACGCACAATACATGTTGTATATGAagcaattgaaaatttcaaatttttttagaattaattagCACTGactatatacaaaaattgagACGTATATtcggaaaattttatattgaattgATATAAAATCTGCGAAACACTGCTCTAGCTCTCAGGTATAGAAAATCGAAATTAAGTAAACGAAAGAAGACTGCGTTTTACTTATAAATTACTCAATATCACCATTTGTAATCCTTTAATGGCACAACCATGATAATGTGCATAAGCTTTGCAATAAGAAATGCTTGACATAGTTATCAAACTTGACCGTGTTCCTTATCAGTTTTATATCGTCACAAGTAACTACAAAACAAGCATTCAGTAttcatttttgttacaaacgatagaaaatctcgttttttttttttaatatcgttcatAAATTACatgtttcgaaatttttacgaataacaAGAAGAAAAGTTGGAAAAAATTGTCATATAATCGAGAAACATCGCGGAATTGTTCACTGCCAATCGTGAATATATTAAAGGATTACACTGTAACAGTCCACAATGATGAGGGATAAGCTGTCGTTAACTATTATTATGAATTAAGGTACAATTGTAAAGTATCACCAAGCTGCTCAAAAAACATActtgtacatttttgtataCAAGCGAATTGAAACgattattgatttttatgaaattcatgGGAATATTAGCACAGTTTCGAATGTCCTACTGTCAACGAcgattcgattttttaaatcgcAGCAACGATTATGTTATTATACCAAACTCCAAGACAATGAGATCAGTATctgattgaaatttattaaggaaataattattaaacattttccaGCAAATTCAACTAATTTTGCAAAAAAGTGTTAACAGTAGTAGAGTGACATTCGTGACGAATATCGTgctttaaataaatcaatcaTTGTGTCAAGCAAAAAATAGCGGCTctaaaacatttgtacagtaaAAGATactgtttataataataatttctaagaTAAACCAACCTCCGTTTTTAGGACAAGGGGACGATAACATGCTGCGATCAGCTCATAAAACGGCGTttctcaatttattttttgtttattttcataaacagaataaaaagagaaacgtgTGATATTCTAAATATCGGAAATCATGTGCTGAAatcatttgaatttttctaccATAATTAAGTCAAtgataaagaatatttattaattgtaaatgaatttgtttcaaatgatttttaattatagaaaatcttCCATCAATTTATACAACCTATTCGGTACATGAAAGATAGAATGCTATAGTCTAATGgcttattttaattattatttaaggtaacaattatagaatattagTACAATTTTAACGAACTTAAGGACGGAATATAAAATTAGATCAACGTTAAGAAAAAAGTTGGGAAACGCTGCCTGTCTAACAATGAGTTAATCGTATCTTAAAGCAAAGGAGAAGCGTATCTTCAACTCAGTCTCGTCAATTCACATTGGTGTCTAGTAACGCCAAATGTACGTGccagaaaacaaaaaaaaaaaaaaaaaaaaaaaaagaaaaactcttACCTACCACAAGTGTATAAATAATGCAATTCTCGTTCCGCCGAAAAGATGTATTTTCACAAACGCatgagagagagggagagaaagagagagaaaatggagaaaaaaaaaagcaaaaaatggTAGATAGTACAGGTCGTGATAAGATCATCGAAGAACGatgtatttttgaaaatcCTAGGAAATACTAGTTCCGCCGAGTTAGTTAATCACGAACGATAACCGCATTTCTTTTATACGCGCGACCAATTTCAATGTTGCACCATTCGATTGcaatatatgtgtatacatatatatacattttcacatgtatatatgtgtatttctACATCATTTACAGCGATGGTATATGCTAGTTTCCTGATGTATTAACCCGCTCTATCGATGATTATTAATGAAGAATTTCCGGGTTGAAAAAGCTCGTGTCCAAGAGTATTTTAATCCATGCACTCAAATGATCTCAATGCATGTAATATTGGCAGTACATGACAATGAATTCTGCCAATATTTCGAACTGACTTGACAACTTTGattaacgattaattaaattatgtataaatatatttaatgtaaaaaataagattAGGTAACGTGAAATGAATCGAAACAGAGTGGCTCAAGAGCTTCGATAGTTAATAACGAACAAACTGAAAGTGGTCCCATCGTGCACCGCTAAGCCTGTTCTGCTGTGACCCATGGATAATCTAAACCAGTTCGTATTCGAAATTGAGAAGATGATTCTCTCTGAAGTTGTGCGACGTTGTATAGAAATTACTTGACTAATTGCACTATTTAATTCGAgttgttatataaatatatatatatatatatgatttgggttctattatttttttctcattctttttttcgtttattatGTGTCAATGAATGTTAATCGGCAATACTGAGCAAATTTActtaatacattataataaatatgtataatatctaACAATGCTACATTGCAAATCAGTCAAAGGCTTAGAATAATTACTTATATActtaagtatatatatatatgtatatatatatcc
Above is a genomic segment from Bombus fervidus isolate BK054 chromosome 4, iyBomFerv1, whole genome shotgun sequence containing:
- the Utx gene encoding utx histone demethylase isoform X1 gives rise to the protein MAQDTDDINLTPQELQILSELDSRQFGFLKLNSPEQTKKKALVVRAIKYLERMLVQAQAEKQRRKADSTKMNPDELKDDDEDKGISIDPKTYCKLGHFHLLLEDYSKAMSAYQKFYSLKGDYWKDASFLYGQGLVYYHFNAFQWAVKAFQQVLWVEPGFPRACEVHLRLGLMLKVHADFDAALKHLTLALIDATTPASFSKLEIKFHIAHLYEVQGKYRLAKEHYEALLKEKTLPSHLKADICRQLGWMYHVVDCTVLGITRQQKQAIAIHCLQKSIEAEPKSGQSLYLLGRCLAASGKVHDAFIAYRNSVEKSEGNADTWCSIGVLYQQQNQPMDALQAYICAVQLDKSHSAAWTNLGILYESVSQPKDALACYVNASRGNNNTPNCTGSLAGLGGAKSGGNTPMNPSLQQRINFLQSHLSQAPMPSVTTTKRRQLPSIEEAWNLPISAEMSSRQQQQQQPPTGPGYKYGATPAGPPPPYPQGQGQNLNTKRFKPGEEPISPGSQQRPPPFYLTSQQLQMLQFLQQNHGSLTAQQQGLLAQLQQQYRCMQQHQQQIRLQQQQAAQRGLRPGQPGYPTTGYNHTQLGQPGVIKNYGIPQQPLQQGGTVALQTGFSDSNVGYNTAATGNSQTPGMPYKSASDPNYPQRQLTSNQYNQYQPNQFTAQGYTQISSTTSNYPEGSAGNKDLGVTDQELQALLSQKDIATSLAEDLLKHFGSEDLDVKEEAPSIINNGTLSSGPFSPSNLEENADKIKEVKLEKVEDTQLSATSKLEAYETSNTKTSIPAVETVKCEATSSTNKIESIARIEPVLKLESLCESQPEQELSIDMDSKTIVEACKGQGLKGVPNCSILSDRSPPPTPPDPPSQRLTKEQLLPPTPSVYLENKKDAFSPQLQEFCLKHPIAVIRGLAAALKLDLGLFSTKTLVEANPDHGIEVRTQMQQTSDENWDPVMGRKVWGCISHRSHTTIAKYAQYQASSFQESLKEEKEKAQGIHTSNLSDSDSKDSTGAVRRKKNAFGLAGRPGSKMLRFGTNVDLSDERKWKTQLNELMKLPAFARVVSAGNMLSHVGHVILGMNTVQLYMKVPGSRTPGHQENNNFCSININIGPGDCEWFAVPDAYWGIICSLCERNNINYLHGSWWPSLEDLYDENIPVYRFLQRPGDLVWVNAGCVHWVQAVGWCNNIAWNVGPLTARQYQLAIERYEWNKLQSFKSIVPMVHLSWNLARNIKVSDPRLFELIKNCLLRTMRQCCLILEFVKSKNVEVRFHGRGKNEASHYCGQCEIEVFNILFIREQEKRHVVHCMDCARKQSPSLEGFVCLEEYRMRDLMDAYDGFTLHTSLTTPSSIQSSQSS
- the Utx gene encoding utx histone demethylase isoform X4, whose amino-acid sequence is MYHVVDCTVLGITRQQKQAIAIHCLQKSIEAEPKSGQSLYLLGRCLAASGKVHDAFIAYRNSVEKSEGNADTWCSIGVLYQQQNQPMDALQAYICAVQLDKSHSAAWTNLGILYESVSQPKDALACYVNASRGNNNTPNCTGSLAGLGGAKSGGNTPMNPSLQQRINFLQSHLSQAPMPSVTTTKRRQLPSIEEAWNLPISAEMSSRQQQQQQPPTGPGYKYGATPAGPPPPYPQGQGQNLNTKRFKPGEEPISPGSQQRPPPFYLTSQQLQMLQFLQQNHGSLTAQQQGLLAQLQQQYRCMQQHQQQIRLQQQQAAQRGLRPGQPGYPTTGYNHTQLGQPGVIKNYGIPQQPLQQGGTVALQTGFSDSNVGYNTAATGNSQTPGMPYKSASDPNYPQRQLTSNQYNQYQPNQFTAQGYTQISSTTSNYPEGSAGNKDLGVTDQELQALLSQKDIATSLAEDLLKHFGSEDLDVKEEAPSIINNGTLSSGPFSPSNLEENADKIKEVKLEKVEDTQLSATSKLEAYETSNTKTSIPAVETVKCEATSSTNKIESIARIEPVLKLESLCESQPEQELSIDMDSKTIVEACKGQGLKGVPNCSILSDRSPPPTPPDPPSQRLTKEQLLPPTPSVYLENKKDAFSPQLQEFCLKHPIAVIRGLAAALKLDLGLFSTKTLVEANPDHGIEVRTQMQQTSDENWDPVMGRKVWGCISHRSHTTIAKYAQYQASSFQESLKEEKEKAQGIHTSNLSDSDSKDSTGAVRRKKNAFGLAGRPGSKMLRFGTNVDLSDERKWKTQLNELMKLPAFARVVSAGNMLSHVGHVILGMNTVQLYMKVPGSRTPGHQENNNFCSININIGPGDCEWFAVPDAYWGIICSLCERNNINYLHGSWWPSLEDLYDENIPVYRFLQRPGDLVWVNAGCVHWVQAVGWCNNIAWNVGPLTARQYQLAIERYEWNKLQSFKSIVPMVHLSWNLARNIKVSDPRLFELIKNCLLRTMRQCCLILEFVKSKNVEVRFHGRGKNEASHYCGQCEIEVFNILFIREQEKRHVVHCMDCARKQSPSLEGFVCLEEYRMRDLMDAYDGFTLHTSLTTPSSIQSSQSS